The following proteins are co-located in the Planococcus plakortidis genome:
- the aroQ gene encoding type II 3-dehydroquinate dehydratase, producing MRVLVLNGPNLNRLGKRDKQKYGSFTLQELERELQEFADGEGFELICRQSNHEGELIDWIHGADDDAISGIVLNAGAYTHTSIAIRDAIESIQVPVVEVHISNIHGREEFRHHSHIAPVAIGQIAGFGKDVYRLGLQALLLRQQKG from the coding sequence ATGAGAGTCTTGGTGTTGAACGGTCCCAACTTGAACCGTCTTGGGAAACGCGACAAACAAAAGTACGGCAGCTTCACGTTACAGGAACTTGAACGGGAACTGCAGGAGTTCGCCGATGGGGAAGGCTTCGAACTGATCTGCCGCCAGTCCAATCATGAAGGCGAACTGATCGATTGGATCCACGGCGCGGACGATGATGCCATTTCCGGCATCGTCTTGAATGCCGGTGCGTATACGCATACAAGCATCGCTATCCGCGATGCCATCGAATCGATCCAAGTGCCGGTCGTCGAAGTACATATTTCCAATATCCATGGGCGTGAAGAGTTCCGCCACCATTCCCATATCGCCCCGGTAGCAATTGGCCAAATCGCCGGCTTCGGCAAGGACGTCTACCGGCTGGGGCTCCAGGCACTCCTGCTTCGACAACAGAAAGGATGA
- a CDS encoding M24 family metallopeptidase, producing the protein MKLMKLREQMQKRELDSLLVTNPYNLRFITGFTGTAGLALITPNDAWFITDFRYTEQAGEQVKEFKVVQAQKGLIDEVARIAGEAAVERLAFEQDYMTFATYSQYQEKLTATLEPVSGVIEKLRMVKSPEELEVLKAAAKIADDAFEHICSYIKAGMTELEVSNELEFFMRSQGATSSSFDIIVASGLRSALPHGVASDKKIEQGDLITLDFGALYNGYVSDITRTVAVGEPSDKLKEIYQVVLDSQMLALEKIKPGMTGIEADAIARDYIKSKGYGEAFGHSTGHGIGLEVHEGPGLSFRSETVLEPGMAVTVEPGIYLPGIGGVRIEDDILITETGNERLTHSSKELRIL; encoded by the coding sequence ATGAAATTGATGAAACTGCGCGAACAAATGCAAAAGCGGGAATTGGATTCCCTGCTGGTGACAAATCCGTACAATCTTCGTTTTATTACAGGCTTCACCGGAACGGCCGGGCTTGCGCTCATTACGCCGAATGACGCCTGGTTCATTACCGACTTCCGTTACACCGAGCAGGCAGGGGAACAAGTCAAGGAATTCAAGGTGGTGCAGGCACAAAAAGGCTTGATTGACGAAGTGGCGCGCATTGCCGGGGAAGCGGCGGTCGAGCGGCTGGCTTTCGAACAGGATTATATGACCTTTGCGACCTATTCGCAGTATCAGGAAAAACTAACCGCGACGCTCGAACCGGTAAGCGGGGTGATCGAAAAGCTGCGCATGGTGAAATCACCGGAAGAACTAGAGGTGCTGAAAGCGGCAGCCAAGATCGCCGACGATGCATTCGAACATATTTGCTCGTACATTAAGGCGGGAATGACAGAACTGGAAGTTTCCAATGAACTGGAATTCTTCATGCGTTCACAAGGCGCGACTTCCTCTTCATTCGACATCATCGTCGCCTCGGGCTTGCGTTCTGCGTTGCCGCATGGCGTTGCGTCCGATAAAAAAATCGAACAAGGCGATCTCATCACGCTCGATTTCGGCGCATTGTACAATGGCTACGTATCTGACATCACGCGCACCGTTGCGGTCGGCGAACCTTCCGACAAGCTCAAGGAAATCTATCAAGTAGTGCTGGATTCACAAATGTTGGCACTCGAGAAAATCAAGCCGGGCATGACCGGGATCGAAGCGGATGCCATCGCTCGCGATTACATCAAATCTAAAGGCTACGGGGAAGCGTTCGGTCACTCGACAGGGCACGGCATCGGGCTCGAGGTCCACGAAGGGCCAGGGTTGTCGTTCCGCTCGGAAACCGTCCTTGAACCGGGCATGGCTGTGACGGTCGAACCGGGCATCTATTTGCCGGGAATTGGCGGAGTGCGCATCGAAGATGATATACTGATTACCGAAACGGGGAATGAACGCTTGACGCATTCTTCCAAAGAGCTTCGCATTTTATAA
- the efp gene encoding elongation factor P: MISVNDFKTGLTIEVDNDIWRVMEFQHVKPGKGAAFVRSKLRNLRTGAVNEKTFRAGEKVAKAQIDNRKMQYLYASGDMHAFMDTETYDQIELPEKSIEYELKFLQENMEVQVIQYHGEVLGVELPNTVVLEVAETDPGIKGDTASGGSKPAILTTGLSVQVPFFINQGDKLIINTTDSSYVSRAQ; the protein is encoded by the coding sequence ATGATTTCAGTAAATGATTTTAAAACAGGATTGACCATCGAAGTGGATAACGATATTTGGCGCGTGATGGAATTCCAGCACGTAAAACCGGGTAAAGGCGCAGCATTCGTTCGCTCGAAGCTACGCAATTTGCGCACGGGAGCGGTCAACGAAAAAACATTCCGCGCCGGCGAAAAAGTGGCGAAAGCGCAGATCGATAACCGCAAGATGCAGTATTTGTACGCAAGTGGCGATATGCATGCGTTCATGGACACGGAAACATACGACCAGATCGAATTGCCGGAAAAAAGCATTGAATATGAACTGAAATTCCTCCAGGAAAACATGGAAGTACAGGTCATCCAATACCACGGCGAAGTGCTTGGCGTCGAATTGCCGAACACGGTCGTCCTCGAAGTGGCTGAAACAGACCCGGGCATCAAGGGAGACACAGCGAGCGGTGGTTCAAAACCGGCGATCCTGACAACGGGCCTATCCGTGCAGGTGCCGTTCTTCATCAACCAAGGGGATAAACTAATCATCAATACCACCGATTCTTCGTACGTATCCCGCGCTCAATAA
- the accB gene encoding acetyl-CoA carboxylase biotin carboxyl carrier protein, protein MKIQEIREIIKLVDNSSINEFSYEFDGVKVKMKKNSAGSAQPSATVQPQVAEEPAQAPAPAAPKQAEPTQAAPTEQPVQTETAEPAGASNEDLHKILSPMVGTFYQSPSPEDDPYVAVGTKVSSDQVVCIVEAMKLFNEIEAEVDGEIAEILVKDGQLVEYGQPLFLVKAN, encoded by the coding sequence ATGAAAATCCAAGAAATTCGCGAAATCATTAAATTGGTGGATAATTCTTCCATCAACGAATTCAGCTATGAATTCGATGGGGTCAAAGTCAAGATGAAGAAGAATTCAGCCGGCTCTGCACAGCCGTCGGCAACGGTACAGCCGCAAGTGGCAGAAGAGCCTGCACAGGCGCCTGCGCCGGCAGCCCCGAAACAGGCGGAACCAACTCAAGCTGCGCCGACAGAACAGCCTGTCCAAACGGAAACTGCTGAGCCTGCGGGCGCGTCCAATGAAGACTTGCACAAAATCCTGTCTCCGATGGTCGGCACGTTCTATCAATCGCCGTCACCGGAAGATGATCCATACGTGGCTGTAGGGACAAAAGTTTCTTCAGACCAAGTCGTTTGCATCGTTGAAGCGATGAAGCTCTTTAACGAAATCGAAGCAGAAGTGGATGGGGAAATCGCTGAGATCCTAGTCAAAGATGGCCAGTTGGTCGAATACGGTCAGCCATTGTTCCTCGTAAAAGCAAACTAA